ACGGAGAAGCTAGGGGATAGGGGATAGCTGCTCCGAAGCCGTCAGTGGTGGGCTGCCTGATCGCGGCAACCCGTCCATTTTGTCCGTTCAGGATCAAGGACGGTGGCGGAATCAGCTAAAGATTGCCTCAAGATTCATCTGTCAGGCGCCGGCTTCGAGGAAGTGGACCAACTGGGACTCGAGGGCTGAACGATCCTTCAGCTCACACTCCCAAACGGTCAACACTTCCCAGCCGGCGTCTTCCAGTTGGCGGCGCTGGCCGGCGTCGCGCTCGCGGGTCCGGGTGCGCTTCGCAACCCAGAACTCCGCGTTGGCTTTCGGTGCGTGCAAACCCACTCTGCAGTCGTGGAAATGCCAGAAGCAGCCGTTCACAAAGATCACCTTGTGCCGCCCGGCGAAG
This window of the Pseudarthrobacter defluvii genome carries:
- a CDS encoding very short patch repair endonuclease, coding for MADKPTADKLTPEQRSWNMSRIRGKNTKPELLVRRILHAKGYRYRLHGRSGGTKLPGNPDLVFAGRHKVIFVNGCFWHFHDCRVGLHAPKANAEFWVAKRTRTRERDAGQRRQLEDAGWEVLTVWECELKDRSALESQLVHFLEAGA